In the Pseudanabaena sp. FACHB-2040 genome, one interval contains:
- a CDS encoding AraC family transcriptional regulator: MNAPQDFAKLWNPGIAGLELFSARLFRHRFDKHFHEGYTIGLNEAGLGGFTYRGVAHHAYPHSFNLINPGEVHTGYVGSESGWTFRNLYISLPLLKRMLVQLEWSSQGLPYFRQPAAWDQPLRAAFYQAFQALSAPASQLEQQTLLLEFLAQLLARQAQSGYCPLLVKSERGAIAKTRTYLEAHYTENLSIEALAQHVGLSPYYLIRSFHQQVGLPPHSYQRHWQLLQAKRDLQTPKPISEVALDHGFYDQSHLTRHFKRVFGVTPGQYRQGNSVQDG; this comes from the coding sequence ATGAATGCACCCCAAGATTTTGCAAAATTGTGGAACCCCGGCATTGCTGGGCTGGAACTGTTTAGTGCCCGGCTGTTTCGCCATCGCTTTGACAAGCATTTTCATGAGGGCTATACCATCGGCCTAAACGAGGCTGGGCTGGGAGGCTTTACCTATCGAGGGGTCGCTCACCATGCCTACCCCCACAGCTTTAATTTGATCAATCCTGGCGAAGTGCATACGGGATACGTTGGATCAGAGAGCGGCTGGACGTTTCGCAACCTCTATATCAGCCTGCCTTTGCTGAAACGGATGCTGGTTCAACTGGAGTGGTCGAGTCAGGGGCTGCCCTATTTCCGCCAGCCAGCGGCTTGGGATCAGCCGCTTCGAGCTGCCTTTTATCAAGCTTTTCAGGCTCTGAGCGCACCTGCCTCTCAGCTAGAGCAGCAAACCCTATTACTGGAGTTTTTGGCTCAGCTGTTGGCTAGGCAGGCTCAATCTGGTTATTGCCCGCTGCTGGTTAAGTCAGAGAGGGGTGCGATCGCAAAAACTCGCACCTACCTAGAAGCGCACTACACAGAGAACCTGTCGATTGAAGCTCTGGCCCAGCACGTAGGGCTTAGCCCTTACTACCTGATCCGCAGCTTTCATCAGCAGGTGGGGCTGCCGCCGCACAGCTACCAGCGCCACTGGCAGCTCTTGCAAGCCAAACGCGATCTGCAAACACCCAAGCCAATTTCCGAGGTCGCCCTTGATCACGGCTTCTATGACCAGAGCCACCTGACCCGCCACTTCAAACGGGTCTTTGGCGTGACGCCGGGGCAGTACCGCCAGGGCAATTCTGTCCAAGACGGTTGA
- a CDS encoding benzoate/H(+) symporter BenE family transporter, protein MTSKSFVTPSDLIKDCSASAIIAGFVTVLVGFTSAAVIVFQAAQALNATPEEIGSWMLALGLGMGLTSITLSLRYRVPVVTAWSTPGAAMLITSAAGVPMAEAIGAFLISALLITICGFTGWFERAMSRIPLSLASGLLAGVLLRFGLDVFVAMKTQFGLTFAMFCAYLIARRLSPRYAVIAALSLGLLIAGTQGLLRFETISLQLAQPVLTLPRFSVGALVGIALPLFVVTMASQNVPGVAVIRASGYSVPISPIIGWTGVATLLLAPFGGFALNLAAITAAICMGREAHEDPARRYVAAVAAGGFYLLVGLFGATVGAVFAAFPQELVLAIAGLALLGTIGNGLATALSQEKEREPALITFLVTASGLTLWGIGSAFWGLVAGGVALGVLRKR, encoded by the coding sequence ATGACTTCAAAAAGCTTTGTGACTCCATCAGACCTGATCAAAGACTGCTCGGCTTCGGCCATCATTGCGGGTTTCGTGACAGTGCTGGTGGGCTTTACCAGTGCTGCTGTGATTGTCTTTCAGGCGGCCCAAGCGCTCAACGCCACGCCAGAGGAGATTGGCTCTTGGATGTTGGCCCTTGGCCTGGGCATGGGGCTGACCTCTATTACGCTGTCGCTGCGGTACCGGGTGCCGGTGGTGACAGCCTGGTCTACGCCGGGAGCTGCCATGCTGATCACCTCAGCTGCGGGAGTGCCTATGGCAGAAGCGATTGGCGCATTCCTCATCTCAGCTCTGCTGATCACGATCTGCGGCTTTACGGGCTGGTTTGAGCGGGCCATGAGCCGCATTCCCCTATCGCTGGCATCCGGTTTGCTGGCGGGGGTGCTGCTGCGCTTTGGGCTAGATGTGTTTGTGGCGATGAAAACGCAGTTTGGCCTGACCTTTGCCATGTTCTGCGCCTACCTGATTGCCCGCCGCCTATCGCCCCGCTATGCAGTGATTGCCGCCCTGAGTTTGGGCCTTCTGATTGCAGGCACCCAAGGACTGCTGCGCTTTGAGACGATTAGCCTGCAGCTGGCGCAGCCGGTGCTGACGCTGCCCCGGTTTTCAGTTGGGGCCTTGGTGGGAATAGCCCTGCCGCTGTTTGTGGTGACGATGGCCTCGCAAAATGTGCCGGGGGTCGCCGTGATTCGGGCCTCGGGCTACTCGGTGCCTATTTCCCCCATTATTGGCTGGACCGGGGTTGCCACACTATTGCTGGCCCCTTTCGGCGGCTTTGCCCTGAATTTGGCTGCGATTACGGCGGCTATCTGCATGGGCCGAGAAGCTCACGAAGATCCGGCCCGACGCTATGTAGCCGCTGTGGCAGCAGGTGGCTTTTACCTCTTGGTGGGTCTGTTTGGTGCAACTGTCGGGGCAGTCTTTGCCGCTTTTCCCCAAGAGCTGGTGCTTGCGATCGCAGGTCTAGCCCTCTTAGGCACCATCGGCAATGGCTTAGCCACTGCTTTGTCTCAAGAAAAGGAGCGCGAACCCGCTCTGATCACCTTTCTGGTGACGGCTTCAGGGCTGACTCTGTGGGGCATTGGTTCTGCTTTTTGGGGATTGGTGGCGGGGGGGGTAGCGCTGGGGGTGTTGCGGAAGCGGTAG